A genome region from Columba livia isolate bColLiv1 breed racing homer chromosome 2, bColLiv1.pat.W.v2, whole genome shotgun sequence includes the following:
- the CLDN12 gene encoding claudin-12, whose protein sequence is MGCRDVHAATVLAFLSGTASIAGLLAAVLLPNWRQMRLYTYNKNERNVTVYTGLWIKCARFDGSRDCVIYDPQWYTAVDQLDLRVLQFALPLSMFTAASALFLCLIGMCNTAFVSTVPNVKLAKCLVNSAGCHLVAGLLFLLACAICLTPSIWVIFYNNYLNRKYEPVFSFDISVFIAIASAGGLFFTSVLLFLWYCACKSLPSPFWQPLYSHVPSMHSYASQPYSARSRHSGIEIDIPVVTHAS, encoded by the coding sequence ATGGGCTGCCGGGATGTACATGCAGCAACAGTACTGGCCTTCCTCAGCGGAACAGCCTCCATAGCTGGACTCCTTGCAGCAGTTCTGCTCCCAAACTGGAGGCAAATGAGACTGTACACGTACAACAAGAATGAGAGGAATGTAACCGTTTACACTGGACTCTGGATTAAGTGTGCTCGCTTTGATGGGAGCAGAGACTGTGTGATATATGACCCACAGTGGTACACTGCTGTCGATCAACTGGATTTGCGCGTGCTTCAGTTTGCCCTTCCACTGAGTATGTTCACTGCTGCCTCAGCTCTGTTTCTCTGCCTGATTGGCATGTGTAACACAGCCTTTGTATCCACCGTGCCAAACGTCAAATTGGCCAAATGCCTTGTAAACAGTGCCGGCTGCCATCTCGTGGCGGGTCTCTTGTTCCTGCTTGCTTGTGCCATTTGTCTCACTCCATCCATCTGGGTCATTTTTTATAACAATTATCTTAACAGAAAATACGAGCCTGTCTTTAGCTTTGACATCTCTGTATTTATTGCCATTGCCAGCGCTGGCGGTCTGTTTTTCACTTCAGTTCTCCTGTTTCTGTGGTACTGCGCATGTAAAAGCCTCCCTTCCCCTTTTTGGCAGCCCCTCTattcccatgtccccagcatgCACAGCTATGCCTCTCAGCCATATTCTGCACGCTCACGCCACTCTGGCATAGAAATCGACATTCCTGTTGTGACACATGCATCTTAA